The following proteins are co-located in the Phragmites australis chromosome 10, lpPhrAust1.1, whole genome shotgun sequence genome:
- the LOC133883402 gene encoding DNA-directed RNA polymerase 3B, chloroplastic-like: MPLLLYPFSACVPPPRALLRRLSPPPPMAAVAPPPPAVTILPSVSTLDLPPLPPPATDDFHWLDLFAFLNSPADSYQIPPQDELELEALELELELELEKESEMERARARERARKAQHRRLRQRQVKAETEAWARAAEEYREIEREMLDRRLAPALPYVKSLFVGWFEPLRDAIARDQDVQRRKRVKHVYAKYLLLLPADKVAVIVMHKMMGLLMSSKDGSGSVRVVQAAHCIGEAVEREFKVQAFFQESRKKGKRKDQGENDPALEKEQAISQKHVKSLVKRQKLSEAQKLVQQEIELEEWGTEAQVKLGTRLIELLLNSAFVQSPANQSPDSSPDFRPAFKHVLRQPIVENGKLKKKHWVIECDPLVHEGFESTARHVDIPYLPMLVPPKKWKGYDKGGHLFLPSYIMRTHGVKDQKDAIKSVPRKQLRRVFEALDILGRTKWRVNRRIHDVVEAIWSRGGGIAGLVDKGNIPQPERPESEDPDEIQKWKWSLKKARKTNRELHAERCDTELKLSVARKMREEDGFYYPHNLDFRGRAYPMHPHLSHLGSDLCRGLLEYAEGRRLGQSGLCWLKIHLANKYGGGIEKFSHEGKLAFVENQLPDIFDSAANPVDGNCWWMNAEDPFQCLAACMDLSDALESSSPYLAVSHLPIHQDGSCNGLQHYAALGRDYMGAAAVNLVPGEKPADIYSEIATRVLDVVREDSMKDPASNPTASLARVLADQVDRKLVKQTVMTSVYGVTYIGARQQITKRLQEKGLITDDKLLYDVSCYATRVTLDALGQMFQSARGIMAWLGDCAKMIASKNQPVKWTSPVGLPVVQPYKKYKNYMIRTSLQCLALRREGDAIAIQRQKAAFPPNFVHSLDSSHMMMTAIACKEAGLHFAGVHDSFWVHACDVDQMNQILREQFVELYSMPILENVLEEFQMLFPALEFPPCPPQGNFDVREVLTSTYFFN; the protein is encoded by the exons ATGCCGCTCCTCCTCTACCCCTTCTCCGCCTGCGTGCCCCCGCCGCGGGCTCTTCTCCGCCGCCTTTCGCCGCCACCGCCCATGGCGGCCGTCGCGCCGCCGCCCCCCGCCGTGACGATTCTTCCCTCGGTGTCCACCCTCGACCTCCCGCCGCTCCCGCCCCCCGCCACTGACGACTTCCACTGGCTCGACCTCTTCGCGTTCCTCAACTCCCCCGCCGACTCCTACCAGATCCCCCCGCAGGACGAGTTGGAGCTGGAGGCgttggaattggaattggagctggagctggagaaGGAGTCTGAGATGGAGAGGGCGAGGGCAAGGGAGCGGGCTAGGAAGGCGCAGCACCGGCGACTGAGGCAGCGGCAGGTGAAGGCGGAGACGGAGGCGTGGGCACGGGCGGCCGAGGAGTACCGCGAGATCGAGCGGGAGATGCTCGACCGCAGGCTCGCGCCCGCGCTGCCCTACGTCAAGTCGCTCTTCGTCGGCTGGTTCGAGCCGCTGCGGGACGCCATCGCCAGGGACCAGGACGTGCAGCGCCGCAAGCGGGTCAAGCATGTCTATGCCAAGTACCTGCTCCTGCTGCCCGCTGACAAGGTGGCCGTCATCGTCATGCACAAGATGATGGGCCTGCTCATGTCCAGCAAGGATGGCAGCGGCAGTGTCCGCGTCGTCCAGGCCGCGCATTGCATCGGCGAGGCTGTCGAGCGCGAG TTCAAAGTCCAGGCATTCTTTCAGGAAAGTAGGAAGAAAGGTAAGAGGAAAGATCAAGGTGAAAATGATCCAGCATTGGAGAAGGAGCAAGCCATATCCCAGAAACATGTGAAGAGTTTAGTTAAGAGGCAGAAGTTGAGTGAAGCGCAGAAGCTGGTTCAGCAGGAGATTGAATTAGAGGAATGGGGCACGGAAGCCCAAGTGAAG TTGGGAACTCGTCTGATTGAATTGTTACTGAACTCAGCATTTGTGCAATCACCAGCCAATCAATCGCCAGATAGCTCTCCTGATTTTCGACCCGCATTTAAGCATGTACTACGACAGCCTATAGTGGAAAATGG GAAGCTAAAGAAGAAACATTGGGTGATAGAGTGCGACCCTCTTGTGCATGAGGGGTTTGAAAGCACT GCTAGACATGTGGATATACCTTATCTTCCTATGCTGGTACCTCCTAAAAAATGGAAGGG TTATGATAAGGGTGGCCACCTTTTTCTGCCCTCGTACATTATGCGGACACATGGTGTGAAGGATCAAAAGGATGCTATTAAGAGTGTGCCTAGAAAGCAGCTGCGAAGAGTATTTGAG GCATTAGATATCCTTGGGCGTACTAAATGGAGGGTGAATAGAAGAATTCATGATGTTGTTGAGGCTATTTGGAGTCGAGGCGGAGGCATTGCAGGGCTGGTTGATAAGGGAAAT ATTCCTCAACCTGAACGACCGGAGTCAGAGGATCCAGATGAAATCCAGAAATGGAAATGGAGTTTGAAGAAGGCTAGGAAAACCAATCGTGAACTGCATGCTGAGCGATGCGATACTGAACTTAAACTCTCG GTTGCTCGCAAAATGAGAGAGGAGGATGGATTTTATTATCCACATAATCTAGATTTTCGTGGTCGTGCATACCCTATGCATCCACATCTGAGTCACCTAGGTTCAGATCTATGCCGAGGTCTTCTAGAGTATGCTGAAGGGCGGCGACTAGGACAATCCGGTTTATGCTGGTTGAAGATACATTTGGCTAACAAATATGGTGGAGGCATTGAAAAGTTCTCTCATGAGGGCAAGCTAGCATTTGTGGAGAATCAATTACCTGACATATTTGATTCAGCTGCAAATCCTGTTGATGGAAACTGCTGGTGGATGAATGCTGAGGATCCTTTTCAATGTTTAGCTGCATGCATGGATCTTTCTGATGCCTTGGAAAGTTCATCACCTTACCTTGCTGTCTCTCACCTGCCTATTCATCAG GATGGTTCGTGCAATGGTTTACAACACTACGCTGCTCTTGGAAGGGACTAC ATGGGTGCGGCTGCTGTCAACCTGGTTCCTGGAGAGAAACCTGCAGATATCTACTCGGAAATAGCTACAAG AGTACTGGATGTTGTACGTGAAGACTCAATGAAAGATCCTGCTTCTAATCCAACTGCTTCATTAGCAAGAGTTTTAGCCGATCAG GTGGATAGGAAGCTTGTCAAGCAGACAGTCATGACATCAGTTTATGGTGTCACATATATTGGTGCTCGTCAGCAGATTACTAAGAGACTACAAGAGAAAGGGCTGATTACAGATGACAAATTGTTGTATGATGTATCCTGTTATGCTACTAGG GTAACTTTGGATGCACTGGGACAAATGTTCCAATCTGCCCGTGGCATAATGGCGTGGCTTGGTGATTGTGCCAAG ATGATTGCTTCAAAAAATCAACCAGTCAAGTGGACGAGTCCTGTTGGTCTTCCAGTTGTTCAGCCATACAAGAAATATAAGAACTATATG ATACGAACTTCCTTGCAGTGTCTGGCTTTACGACGGGAGGGTGATGCG ATCGCAATCCAACGGCAAAAGGCAGCTTTTCCACCGAATTTTGTTCACTCCCTCGATAGTTCACATATGATGATGACAGCGATTGCTTGCAAGGAggctggtcttcattttgcag GGGTGCATGACTCATTTTGGGTACACGCATGTGATGTTGATCAAATGAACCAGATATTGAGGGAACAATTTGTGGAACTGTACAGCATGCCAATTCTTGAAAAT GTGCTGGAGGAGTTTCAAATGTTGTTTCCAGCACTAGAATTTCCACCCTGTCCGCCACAAGGGAACTTTGATGTGAGGGAAGTTCTGACTTCGACATACTTCTTCAACTAA